One stretch of Roseimicrobium sp. ORNL1 DNA includes these proteins:
- a CDS encoding AEC family transporter, with translation MSLSFFDIFLEVCAPIFFVVGLGWLLDRKFRLHLETLIKLNIYLLVPAFIFARVVDTELSGGEALRIVGFTVGTIATMFVCATVASRALRLPGQQGQAMRLATMFYNCGNYGLPLVTLAFGHAGAAVQVYVLATMNVATFTVGLFLAQERGEKPGAHKRALAKMLRQPTLYALAAGVITRASGWQVQQINFLWQPLDLLQSALVGIALFTLGVQMSQTKPAPFAAPLWSALGIRLVLAPMLALGLTMLFGFPKSVAAALVLVAGAPTAVNTALLAHEFGGDTSFATSAVYYSTLFSMVTTTVNLMLLRMWIGPLG, from the coding sequence TTTGACATCTTTTTGGAGGTTTGTGCTCCCATTTTCTTCGTGGTGGGGCTGGGGTGGCTGCTGGACCGCAAGTTCCGCCTGCATCTAGAGACCCTGATCAAGCTGAACATCTACCTGCTGGTGCCGGCCTTCATCTTCGCCCGGGTGGTGGATACGGAGCTCAGCGGCGGCGAGGCGCTGCGGATTGTGGGATTCACGGTGGGGACCATCGCCACCATGTTCGTCTGCGCCACGGTAGCCTCCAGGGCGCTCCGGCTCCCGGGGCAGCAAGGGCAGGCCATGCGCCTGGCCACCATGTTCTACAATTGCGGGAACTACGGCCTGCCGCTGGTGACCCTTGCCTTTGGCCACGCCGGGGCCGCCGTGCAGGTCTATGTGCTGGCCACCATGAATGTGGCCACCTTCACCGTGGGCCTCTTCCTGGCCCAGGAGCGCGGGGAGAAGCCCGGAGCGCACAAGCGGGCCCTGGCCAAGATGCTGCGGCAGCCCACGCTCTACGCACTGGCGGCCGGGGTGATCACCCGGGCGAGTGGCTGGCAGGTGCAGCAGATCAATTTCCTCTGGCAGCCGCTGGATCTCCTGCAGTCTGCACTGGTGGGCATCGCGCTGTTCACCCTGGGCGTGCAGATGTCTCAAACCAAGCCCGCGCCCTTTGCCGCGCCCCTGTGGAGCGCCCTGGGCATCCGCCTCGTGCTGGCTCCGATGCTGGCACTAGGACTGACGATGTTGTTTGGCTTTCCGAAGTCGGTCGCTGCAGCACTGGTTCTCGTGGCCGGCGCACCCACAGCGGTGAATACCGCGCTGCTGGCACATGAGTTCGGCGGAGATACGTCGTTTGCGACGTCGGCGGTGTATTACAGCACGCTCTTCAGCATGGTGACGACGACGGTGAATCTGATGCTGCTGCGGATGTGGATCGGGCCCCTCGGGTAG